One segment of Arthrobacter sp. MMS18-M83 DNA contains the following:
- a CDS encoding DEAD/DEAH box helicase, protein MSSNSGALSPSEAFQAAAQRSAESKTYLGTFAQSLEFELDDFQRDACRSLQEGKGVLVAAPTGAGKTIVGEFAIYLALERGLKAFYTTPIKALSNQKFSELSAKYGASNVGLLTGDTTINGEAPIVVMTTEVLRNMLYSDSDTLGDLGYVVMDEVHYLADRFRGAVWEEVIIHLPSEVQVVSLSATVSNAEEFGAWLDTVRGHTDVIVSEHRPVPLWQHVMVGREIVDLFAGDTSFDQIAPGATDGEAPLPVAVQELDRNPGQKEFEVNPELLSMARAESQMNFRGRFGHGGRGRRRQDRQRDNSAAEQRSPVRKASRPQIIASLDRQGLLPAITFIFSRAGCDGAVAQCAGAGLWLTTEREQQIIAARVDEASREIPADDLDVLGFWSWRDGLLRGLAAHHAGLLPTFKEVVENLFADGLVKAVFATETLALGVNMPARCVVLEKLDKFNGEAHVNITAGEYTQLTGRAGRRGIDVEGHAVVLWQPGTDPAAVAGLASRRTYPLNSSFRPTYNMSINLIAQFGRPRARQILESSFAQFQADRSVVGLARQVRSREESLAGYAESMKCHLGDFTEYAKLRRDLSDAEEYASRSTSRARKSLTVESLTRLMPGDIVKVPGGRSPGYAVVLDADPNAREPRPAVLTEDNQLHTIGAHEVEGPVTPVSWIRIPKSFNAKLPKSRRDLASAMRNAVREERPPARGTNRNEDFGRARYLPDQEKKISDLRRALRAHPCHGCSEREDHARWAERWWKLRHETDGLVRQIQGRTNTIAKTFDRVCDVLAAYGYLRTSDAGHVAISADGQRLRRIYGEKDLLISQSIRQGAINDLDAAELASLASTLVYQAKRDDRGLRPKMPSISLETSVDIVVREWSSLEDVEDKNRLPLTAEPELGLVWPIFKWAKGRHLQEVLSGTDLAAGDFVRWAKQVIDLLDQMAKIPGLERSQAKTCREAIDLVRRGVVAYSNVS, encoded by the coding sequence ATGTCCTCCAATTCAGGGGCCCTTTCGCCCTCAGAAGCTTTTCAAGCTGCAGCGCAAAGGAGTGCTGAGTCGAAAACCTATCTCGGCACTTTTGCCCAGTCGCTGGAATTCGAACTTGACGATTTCCAGCGTGACGCATGCCGTTCGTTGCAGGAAGGCAAGGGAGTACTGGTTGCGGCGCCCACGGGGGCCGGAAAGACAATCGTCGGAGAATTCGCGATCTACCTCGCCCTGGAACGCGGACTCAAAGCCTTTTACACGACGCCCATCAAGGCGCTGAGCAACCAGAAGTTCTCCGAGCTTTCAGCGAAGTATGGCGCATCAAACGTGGGCCTGCTGACCGGTGATACCACCATCAACGGCGAGGCTCCCATCGTCGTCATGACCACCGAAGTCCTGCGGAACATGTTGTATTCGGACTCCGACACCCTGGGCGACCTTGGCTACGTGGTCATGGATGAGGTGCATTACCTTGCGGACCGCTTCCGTGGCGCAGTTTGGGAGGAAGTCATTATCCACCTGCCCAGCGAGGTGCAAGTGGTTTCCCTGAGCGCCACGGTGTCCAACGCGGAAGAGTTCGGTGCGTGGCTGGATACCGTGCGCGGACACACCGATGTGATTGTCTCCGAGCACCGTCCTGTCCCGTTGTGGCAGCACGTCATGGTGGGCCGTGAGATCGTCGACCTCTTCGCCGGGGACACGAGCTTTGATCAGATTGCTCCAGGGGCGACCGACGGCGAGGCACCCTTGCCGGTGGCAGTCCAGGAGTTGGACCGGAATCCCGGGCAGAAGGAATTCGAGGTCAATCCCGAGCTGTTGTCCATGGCCAGGGCAGAGAGCCAGATGAACTTCCGTGGCCGATTCGGTCACGGTGGACGCGGCCGCCGCAGGCAGGACCGCCAACGTGACAACAGTGCCGCGGAGCAGCGGAGTCCGGTGCGCAAAGCCAGCCGGCCGCAGATCATTGCGAGCTTGGACCGGCAGGGGCTCCTCCCGGCCATCACCTTCATTTTCTCCCGTGCTGGCTGCGACGGGGCCGTAGCGCAGTGTGCCGGGGCCGGGTTGTGGCTGACTACCGAGCGGGAACAGCAGATCATCGCGGCCCGGGTAGATGAGGCGAGCCGCGAAATTCCCGCAGACGACCTCGATGTGCTGGGGTTTTGGAGCTGGCGTGATGGCCTGCTCAGGGGGCTCGCTGCGCACCACGCCGGTTTGCTGCCGACTTTCAAGGAAGTCGTCGAAAACCTGTTCGCCGACGGTCTGGTGAAGGCGGTGTTCGCCACGGAGACCTTGGCGCTGGGCGTCAACATGCCAGCCCGCTGCGTCGTCCTGGAGAAGCTCGACAAGTTCAACGGCGAAGCCCACGTCAACATCACGGCGGGGGAGTACACCCAGCTCACCGGCCGTGCGGGAAGGCGTGGAATCGACGTCGAAGGTCACGCCGTGGTCCTCTGGCAGCCGGGAACCGATCCGGCGGCTGTCGCCGGCCTTGCTTCGCGGCGCACCTATCCCCTTAATTCCAGTTTCCGGCCCACCTACAACATGAGCATCAACCTGATCGCCCAGTTCGGACGTCCCCGGGCGCGGCAGATCCTCGAGTCATCGTTCGCCCAGTTCCAGGCCGATCGTTCCGTCGTGGGGCTGGCGCGGCAGGTTCGGAGCCGTGAAGAGTCACTCGCCGGCTATGCCGAGTCGATGAAGTGTCATCTTGGCGACTTCACCGAGTACGCGAAGCTGCGGCGGGACCTCAGCGATGCCGAGGAGTATGCATCCCGGAGTACCTCAAGGGCCCGCAAATCCCTGACGGTGGAATCCCTCACCCGCCTTATGCCTGGAGACATCGTCAAGGTTCCCGGCGGACGCTCGCCCGGTTACGCCGTCGTCCTCGATGCCGATCCCAATGCGCGTGAACCGCGGCCCGCAGTCCTGACGGAAGACAACCAGTTGCACACGATCGGCGCCCACGAGGTCGAAGGTCCGGTCACGCCCGTGTCCTGGATCCGCATCCCGAAGTCGTTCAACGCGAAGCTGCCCAAATCCCGCCGTGACCTGGCATCGGCAATGCGGAACGCAGTGCGGGAGGAGCGGCCGCCTGCCCGGGGGACCAACAGGAACGAGGACTTTGGCCGCGCCCGTTACTTGCCGGACCAGGAGAAGAAAATCTCGGACCTGCGCCGGGCACTCCGCGCCCATCCTTGCCATGGCTGCAGCGAACGTGAAGACCATGCCCGCTGGGCCGAGCGTTGGTGGAAACTGCGCCATGAAACCGATGGGCTTGTCCGGCAGATCCAAGGCCGCACCAACACGATCGCGAAGACTTTTGACCGTGTGTGCGATGTCCTCGCCGCTTACGGTTACCTGCGGACGTCCGACGCCGGCCATGTCGCGATCAGCGCGGACGGCCAGCGCCTTCGCCGAATCTACGGCGAAAAGGACCTGCTCATCTCCCAGTCCATTCGCCAGGGCGCCATCAATGACCTCGACGCCGCAGAACTGGCTTCGCTGGCCAGCACTTTGGTTTACCAAGCCAAGCGCGACGATCGCGGTCTCCGGCCCAAGATGCCGTCCATCTCCCTCGAAACCTCCGTGGACATCGTGGTACGTGAATGGTCCTCCCTGGAAGACGTCGAGGACAAGAACAGGCTCCCGCTGACGGCCGAGCCGGAACTCGGACTCGTTTGGCCCATTTTCAAGTGGGCCAAAGGCCGCCACCTTCAGGAAGTACTCAGTGGCACCGACCTCGCAGCAGGGGACTTCGTGCGTTGGGCGAAGCAGGTGATCGACCTGCTGGACCAGATGGCCAAGATTCCCGGGCTCGAACGGAGCCAGGCCAAGACATGCCGAGAAGCGATCGATCTGGTCCGCCGCGGTGTAGTGGCCTATTCCAACGTCTCCTGA
- a CDS encoding amidohydrolase has translation MTHPGMPAETTPRKVTMYRNGSVYTAADPFATAMLVDGDTVAWVGSEQAATSIADSSMEVIDLRGALLAPGFVDSHMHLTETGIAADALQLAGVRSARELLDVVARAAKAFGATGTVLGHGWDESMWQDKTLPAAEEIDRAAGGRKVYLARVDAHSALVSPSLASAAGIAGLDGYDGSAHVLRAAHTASRLAARQFPEAERRRYQELALREAAANGYVALAEMAAPHLCSVEDLRMSASWNESREGVPEILPYWGELATSAEHAASILEGLGVPVLGLAGDLNIDGSIGSRTAALNADYADAPGHRGSLYLSVDEAARHLAACSALGVQAGFHVIGDAGLKTALDALDLAAADLGEQRVRAAAHRLEHVEMADAADFARLAKYSITVSAQPAFDAAWGGGGKLYEQRLGGPRRAAMNPFASYYSTGVPVCFGSDSPVTPLRPWSSVRACLEHSNPDQRISARAAFIGHTRAGWRASRQRNPLMGQLVPGAPASFAVWEVEELMVQVADDRVQSWSTDPRARTPLLPALDSGSDPACLQTVREGRELFSRESLRR, from the coding sequence ATGACTCATCCAGGCATGCCCGCTGAAACTACGCCCCGCAAGGTCACGATGTACCGGAACGGTTCCGTCTATACCGCTGCGGACCCCTTTGCAACGGCAATGCTGGTTGACGGAGACACTGTTGCCTGGGTTGGTTCAGAGCAAGCCGCGACGTCGATTGCCGATTCGTCGATGGAAGTCATTGATTTGCGGGGAGCTTTGCTCGCTCCCGGCTTCGTAGATTCGCATATGCATCTCACCGAGACCGGAATTGCGGCTGACGCCCTCCAACTTGCCGGGGTCCGCTCGGCCCGGGAACTGCTCGACGTCGTCGCCCGCGCCGCAAAAGCGTTTGGTGCCACCGGCACCGTGCTGGGTCATGGCTGGGACGAATCGATGTGGCAGGACAAGACGCTGCCTGCGGCGGAAGAAATCGATCGAGCCGCCGGTGGACGCAAGGTGTATCTTGCGCGCGTGGACGCGCACTCGGCCCTTGTTTCACCTTCCTTGGCCTCTGCTGCCGGCATCGCCGGCCTTGACGGCTACGACGGTTCGGCCCACGTTCTGAGGGCTGCTCACACGGCCTCGCGCTTGGCCGCCAGGCAGTTCCCCGAAGCCGAGCGCCGCCGGTACCAGGAACTTGCCCTTCGCGAGGCTGCGGCCAACGGCTACGTGGCGCTTGCTGAGATGGCCGCACCACACCTGTGCAGTGTTGAGGACCTGCGGATGTCCGCCTCGTGGAACGAAAGCCGGGAGGGTGTCCCCGAGATCCTGCCCTATTGGGGCGAACTTGCTACATCGGCCGAGCATGCTGCTTCCATTTTGGAAGGCCTGGGCGTACCTGTTCTTGGCTTGGCCGGTGATTTGAACATCGACGGTTCCATCGGGTCACGAACGGCAGCCCTCAACGCCGACTACGCTGACGCGCCAGGGCATCGAGGAAGCCTCTATCTCTCCGTGGACGAGGCTGCCCGTCATCTGGCCGCTTGTTCAGCGCTGGGAGTCCAAGCAGGTTTCCACGTCATAGGCGACGCCGGACTGAAGACCGCGCTGGATGCCTTGGACCTTGCCGCGGCAGACCTGGGAGAGCAACGGGTCCGTGCAGCTGCGCATCGCCTCGAACATGTGGAAATGGCAGATGCGGCGGATTTCGCCCGTCTTGCCAAGTACTCGATCACCGTGAGCGCGCAGCCCGCGTTTGATGCCGCCTGGGGTGGAGGTGGAAAACTCTATGAGCAGCGCCTGGGCGGCCCACGGAGAGCGGCCATGAACCCCTTCGCCTCGTACTACTCCACCGGCGTGCCCGTGTGCTTTGGAAGCGACAGCCCGGTCACCCCCTTGCGCCCGTGGTCCAGTGTCCGGGCATGCTTGGAGCACAGCAATCCGGACCAGCGTATTTCGGCGCGGGCCGCCTTCATTGGACACACCCGCGCTGGGTGGCGGGCCAGCAGGCAGCGCAATCCGCTCATGGGGCAATTGGTTCCCGGGGCACCTGCAAGTTTTGCAGTGTGGGAGGTTGAAGAGCTGATGGTTCAGGTGGCGGATGACCGTGTCCAATCCTGGTCCACTGATCCGCGCGCCCGTACGCCCCTTCTGCCCGCGCTGGACAGCGGAAGCGACCCCGCCTGCCTGCAGACAGTACGGGAGGGCCGGGAGCTCTTCTCAAGGGAATCATTGCGGCGGTAG
- a CDS encoding helix-turn-helix transcriptional regulator — translation MSASRTERLLNLLIALLNTKYGLSRAVLRDKVYHDSGDSDVAFGRMFERDKADLKQFGFVIETLLDHGFGSDDPASTRYRIGRESNRLPDVRLTPAEGTVLLLAAQLWERAALGSAAASALRKLQASGDLADVELPAGVQPRIKPAGQAFDDIIGAMNGQHPVAFHYRAASTGKEERRFVEPWGLGSRFGQWYLVGFDRGRGAKRFFRLSRMTSEVQVETRDHCEIPTGFDIRAELDSLNELPLQEAQLDVAEGRLLGLRKRAVSIADTSGSAGPHNGRDRLSVPFRDSELLAEELASYGPHVSVAGPPELRGAVIRRLEAAGAFASRPAVEIRFPEAGPAPRVRKRTSENQLNRMLQLVPFLVHNQGLPIQEVADRFGITRKELLEDLKILICSGRPEGYPDDLFDIDWENEHVYIREHLELNRPIRFSVDEACALLTGLATLGGLPAQAGMSEDEQSGALESVTLKLTGAAGEAGRLAAAVAGPPVTPADAGVFDTITRAIQAGSQLRLRYLSPQRDSISERDVDPLRLYSLDNTWYFEAYCHNKAGLRNFRLDRVEEIAPNGRVVSGAGSAEDGVPVKLYTPNDDDVVVVLQLTRQGAGLADDYYAERTAVLPDGGLLAEIRFGNADWLPMFVAQHGGAARILQPAGLADASAEWLAAALGQYK, via the coding sequence GTGTCCGCATCACGAACCGAACGACTCCTGAACCTGCTGATCGCCCTTTTGAATACCAAATACGGGCTGTCCCGGGCCGTTCTCAGGGACAAGGTCTACCACGACTCCGGCGACAGCGACGTCGCGTTTGGCCGCATGTTCGAACGGGACAAGGCGGACCTGAAGCAGTTTGGTTTCGTCATCGAAACGCTCCTTGACCATGGTTTCGGCTCAGACGATCCCGCTTCCACGCGCTACCGCATCGGTAGGGAATCCAACCGCCTGCCGGACGTGCGTCTGACCCCTGCGGAGGGAACAGTACTGCTTCTGGCCGCGCAGTTGTGGGAACGCGCAGCGCTGGGCTCTGCAGCAGCCAGCGCGCTGAGGAAGCTGCAGGCCTCCGGCGACCTTGCCGACGTCGAACTTCCAGCGGGCGTCCAGCCGCGCATCAAGCCCGCGGGCCAGGCTTTTGACGACATCATCGGCGCCATGAATGGCCAGCACCCCGTTGCCTTCCACTACCGTGCCGCCAGCACCGGAAAAGAAGAGCGCCGATTTGTGGAGCCCTGGGGCTTGGGGAGCCGCTTCGGCCAGTGGTACCTGGTGGGCTTCGACCGGGGTCGGGGGGCCAAACGTTTCTTCCGCCTGTCCCGGATGACGAGCGAGGTTCAGGTTGAGACACGGGACCACTGCGAGATTCCGACGGGTTTTGATATCCGCGCCGAACTGGACAGCCTCAATGAACTCCCCTTGCAGGAGGCCCAGCTCGACGTAGCGGAGGGCCGCTTGCTGGGACTCCGCAAGCGGGCGGTGAGCATCGCGGACACGTCTGGGAGCGCTGGCCCCCACAACGGCAGGGACCGCCTGTCCGTGCCGTTCCGGGACAGCGAGTTGCTGGCCGAAGAATTGGCCTCCTACGGTCCGCACGTGAGCGTGGCGGGGCCGCCTGAGTTGCGTGGAGCCGTGATTCGGCGGCTTGAAGCCGCCGGCGCGTTCGCCTCGCGCCCCGCCGTCGAGATCCGCTTTCCCGAGGCCGGTCCCGCGCCGCGGGTGCGCAAGCGAACCTCGGAGAACCAACTCAACCGGATGTTGCAGTTGGTGCCTTTCCTTGTCCACAACCAGGGCTTGCCCATCCAGGAGGTGGCGGACCGCTTCGGTATCACCCGCAAGGAATTGCTTGAGGACTTGAAGATACTGATCTGCTCCGGCCGTCCTGAAGGCTATCCGGATGACTTGTTCGATATCGATTGGGAAAACGAGCACGTCTACATCCGGGAGCACCTCGAACTCAACCGGCCCATCCGCTTCAGCGTCGACGAAGCCTGCGCTCTGCTGACGGGCCTGGCCACCCTGGGCGGGCTCCCCGCCCAGGCAGGCATGTCGGAAGACGAACAGAGCGGGGCCCTGGAGTCCGTGACCCTGAAGCTCACCGGCGCGGCGGGGGAGGCCGGCCGTTTGGCCGCGGCCGTCGCCGGCCCGCCCGTCACGCCCGCCGATGCCGGAGTTTTCGACACCATCACCCGGGCGATCCAGGCCGGTAGCCAATTGCGTCTTCGCTACCTGTCACCGCAACGCGATTCAATCTCCGAACGGGACGTCGACCCCCTCCGGCTCTACTCGCTGGACAACACCTGGTATTTCGAGGCGTACTGTCACAACAAAGCCGGGCTGCGGAATTTCCGCCTGGACCGCGTTGAGGAGATCGCACCGAACGGCAGGGTTGTTTCCGGGGCCGGCAGCGCCGAGGACGGCGTTCCGGTGAAGCTCTACACGCCCAACGACGACGATGTCGTGGTTGTCCTCCAGCTGACTCGACAAGGTGCCGGACTGGCGGATGACTACTACGCGGAACGGACAGCAGTGCTTCCCGATGGCGGACTGCTCGCCGAGATCCGATTCGGAAACGCTGACTGGTTACCGATGTTCGTTGCCCAGCATGGGGGTGCGGCCCGGATCCTGCAGCCTGCCGGGCTGGCGGACGCCTCCGCAGAGTGGCTTGCCGCGGCCCTCGGGCAGTACAAGTAG
- the pafA gene encoding Pup--protein ligase translates to MDKRIFGIETEFGISYSSPDSRPLAPEEVARYLFRKVVSWGRSSNVFLTNGSRLYLDVGSHPEYATAECDDLAQLIAHDRAGELILDDLVDEAQARLAAEGFNGTVYLFKNNTDSAGNSYGSHENYLIPRRGEFSRLAEILIPFLVTRQLIVGAGKVLKTPHGATFAFSQRADHIWEGVSSATTRSRPIINTRDEPHADAEFFRRLHVIVGDSNMSETTALLKVGTVDLLLRMIEAGVIMRDMRMENPIRSIREISHDLSGKALVRLANGRQLTALDIQREYLAKVSAFVSSNGAHNPHVPLILDLWERTLNGIESGDTSGIDTEVDWAIKKKLMDGYMRRHGIGLDSPRIAQLDLTYHDISRRRGLFFLLQARGAARRLVADTDIKDAVDAPPQTTRAKLRGDFVRRAQELGRDYTVDWVHLKLNDRAHQTILCKDPFRSVDERVDALLDSMS, encoded by the coding sequence ATGGACAAGAGAATATTTGGGATAGAAACCGAGTTCGGCATTTCGTATTCGAGCCCCGACTCAAGGCCCTTGGCCCCAGAGGAAGTCGCCAGGTACCTTTTTCGCAAGGTGGTGAGCTGGGGACGCTCGTCCAACGTCTTCCTGACCAACGGCTCGCGCCTTTACCTTGACGTCGGCTCGCACCCGGAATACGCCACCGCCGAATGTGACGATCTCGCGCAGCTGATCGCCCACGATCGGGCGGGTGAACTCATTCTCGACGACCTCGTAGATGAAGCGCAGGCGCGCCTCGCGGCGGAGGGATTCAACGGCACGGTTTACCTGTTCAAGAACAACACCGATTCCGCCGGAAACTCCTACGGCAGCCATGAGAACTATTTGATTCCCCGGCGGGGTGAGTTCTCGCGGCTCGCCGAGATCCTCATTCCCTTCCTCGTCACACGGCAGCTGATCGTTGGTGCGGGCAAGGTCCTGAAGACGCCCCATGGTGCCACCTTCGCGTTCTCGCAACGGGCAGACCACATTTGGGAAGGTGTATCTTCAGCAACCACACGGTCCCGCCCCATCATCAACACCCGCGATGAGCCGCACGCCGATGCCGAGTTCTTCCGTCGCCTGCACGTGATCGTCGGTGACTCCAACATGTCCGAGACCACCGCCCTGTTGAAGGTGGGAACGGTGGATCTGCTCCTGCGCATGATCGAGGCCGGAGTGATCATGAGGGACATGCGCATGGAGAACCCGATCCGCAGCATCCGCGAAATCTCCCATGATCTCAGCGGTAAGGCCTTGGTCCGCCTGGCCAACGGGCGGCAACTGACGGCCCTGGATATCCAGCGCGAATACCTAGCGAAGGTGAGCGCGTTCGTGTCATCGAACGGAGCCCACAATCCTCACGTACCGCTCATCCTGGACCTGTGGGAGCGCACGCTGAATGGCATTGAAAGCGGCGACACCAGTGGGATCGACACCGAAGTGGACTGGGCCATCAAGAAGAAGCTGATGGATGGCTACATGCGTCGCCATGGAATCGGCCTGGATTCCCCGCGGATCGCGCAGCTGGATCTCACTTATCACGACATCTCGCGTAGGCGCGGGCTCTTCTTCCTCCTCCAGGCCCGTGGTGCTGCCCGGCGCTTGGTGGCGGACACAGACATCAAGGACGCCGTGGATGCGCCGCCGCAAACCACCCGGGCAAAACTCCGCGGCGACTTTGTCCGGCGGGCCCAGGAGCTTGGCCGTGACTACACCGTGGACTGGGTCCATTTGAAGTTGAACGACCGCGCCCACCAGACGATTTTATGCAAGGACCCCTTCCGCAGCGTTGACGAGCGGGTGGATGCCCTGCTGGACTCAATGAGCTGA
- a CDS encoding FKBP-type peptidyl-prolyl cis-trans isomerase, whose translation MRRLLAMLIPGLLLLTACGGTPAAAPPEPTSQSAGEVAKLDSLKVSDNGDKKAPGLEFTKPLDVTQPTIKLVTDGTGDRVKAGQIAEIAYIAVDGKDGKTLEDTFTTGPMPVELNDQLKTGSAVLYNALVGAKVGADIAFAVPGTAASGTTAATSSQLVVFKVTSVKDATKALDKPEGDAVTPPAGLPTVKVDDKGIPQISVDGAAAPQSLIAQDLIKGKGAVVKETDTLTVNYVGVNLVGGKKFDSSYDRGKTASFALNGVIKGWTQGLAGKTVGSRVLLVIPKDLAYGDAGQGDAKGDLVFVVDILGAN comes from the coding sequence GTGCGACGTCTACTAGCAATGCTTATCCCTGGCCTCCTGCTGCTCACCGCCTGTGGCGGAACCCCGGCAGCAGCTCCGCCGGAGCCCACCAGTCAGTCCGCCGGCGAAGTCGCCAAGCTGGATTCCCTCAAGGTCTCCGACAATGGAGACAAGAAGGCCCCCGGCCTGGAATTCACCAAGCCGCTGGACGTGACACAGCCAACCATCAAACTGGTCACCGACGGCACCGGCGATAGAGTGAAGGCCGGTCAGATCGCAGAGATCGCCTACATCGCCGTCGACGGCAAAGATGGCAAGACCCTTGAAGACACCTTCACCACGGGACCTATGCCGGTCGAACTGAACGACCAACTCAAGACCGGCAGTGCTGTGCTCTACAACGCGCTGGTCGGCGCGAAAGTAGGCGCCGACATCGCTTTCGCCGTCCCCGGAACCGCGGCGAGCGGAACAACAGCGGCAACTTCGTCGCAGCTGGTGGTCTTCAAGGTCACTTCAGTCAAGGACGCCACCAAGGCCCTGGACAAGCCCGAGGGGGATGCCGTGACGCCTCCCGCTGGCCTGCCCACGGTCAAGGTCGATGACAAGGGAATTCCGCAGATTTCCGTCGACGGCGCGGCGGCTCCACAGAGTCTTATTGCCCAGGACCTCATCAAGGGCAAGGGCGCCGTCGTCAAGGAAACGGACACTCTGACGGTCAACTACGTCGGCGTCAACCTGGTGGGCGGCAAGAAGTTCGACTCCAGCTACGATCGCGGAAAGACCGCAAGTTTTGCGCTGAACGGCGTCATCAAGGGCTGGACCCAAGGTCTAGCCGGCAAGACAGTCGGATCCCGGGTTCTTCTGGTTATCCCCAAGGACCTCGCGTACGGCGACGCCGGTCAAGGTGACGCGAAGGGCGACCTCGTCTTCGTCGTGGACATCCTCGGCGCCAACTAG
- the tatA gene encoding Sec-independent protein translocase subunit TatA, translating into MGRLFDGPWPIVIIIIVALLLFAAPKLPAMARSLGQSMRIIKSEVKEMKNDGKPAAKDDTDPVEGKVVNHPEATTKSGNDTDVPPATRS; encoded by the coding sequence GTGGGACGACTATTTGATGGCCCTTGGCCAATTGTCATTATCATCATCGTGGCCCTGCTGCTGTTTGCGGCACCCAAGCTTCCGGCCATGGCCCGGAGCCTCGGTCAGTCGATGCGCATCATCAAATCCGAAGTCAAGGAAATGAAGAACGACGGGAAGCCGGCGGCCAAGGACGACACGGACCCCGTTGAAGGCAAAGTGGTCAACCACCCCGAAGCCACCACCAAGAGCGGCAACGACACTGACGTTCCGCCAGCAACCCGTAGCTAA
- the tatC gene encoding twin-arginine translocase subunit TatC yields the protein MALLDHLKELKNRLIKSAIGVFLGAVAGWFLYEPVVNSLSDPLVKIAEETKRTAVLNFASVADPFDFKLRIAIQIGLVISSPIWIYQVWAFITPGLTKKERRYTLGYMAAAVPLFLVGVYVAWLVIPNVVRALLQFTPQNGANNIDASQYLTFATHMLLFLGIAFLVPVVLVGVNMAGVLTGRTILKAWRITVFLVFVLAAVAAPGADALSMFMLAGPLLALFFAAIGLCILNDKRRARHQAKVAAETEATADVATPASDLENL from the coding sequence ATGGCGCTCCTAGACCACCTGAAGGAGCTTAAGAACCGGCTGATCAAGTCTGCCATCGGCGTGTTCCTGGGCGCCGTGGCAGGATGGTTCCTCTATGAGCCTGTGGTCAACAGCTTGTCGGATCCGTTGGTCAAGATCGCCGAGGAGACCAAGCGGACCGCGGTCCTCAATTTCGCGAGTGTGGCGGATCCGTTCGACTTCAAGCTCCGTATTGCCATCCAGATCGGCCTGGTCATCTCCAGCCCGATCTGGATCTACCAGGTCTGGGCCTTCATCACCCCGGGCCTGACCAAGAAGGAGCGGCGCTACACCCTCGGGTACATGGCCGCGGCGGTGCCTTTGTTCCTGGTGGGCGTGTATGTCGCATGGTTGGTGATTCCGAACGTCGTGCGCGCCTTGCTGCAGTTCACGCCCCAAAACGGCGCCAACAACATCGACGCATCGCAGTATCTGACGTTCGCCACGCACATGCTTCTGTTCCTCGGTATCGCCTTCCTGGTCCCAGTGGTGTTGGTGGGCGTCAATATGGCGGGCGTTTTGACCGGCAGGACCATCCTCAAGGCGTGGCGTATCACCGTCTTCCTTGTGTTCGTCCTGGCCGCCGTGGCAGCTCCCGGTGCGGACGCCCTGTCGATGTTCATGCTCGCTGGCCCCCTGCTGGCGCTATTCTTCGCCGCAATCGGGCTATGCATCCTGAACGACAAACGGCGCGCGCGCCATCAGGCGAAGGTCGCCGCTGAGACGGAAGCCACTGCCGACGTCGCCACACCTGCCTCTGATCTGGAGAATCTGTAG
- a CDS encoding FKBP-type peptidyl-prolyl cis-trans isomerase codes for MSFGQRDYDRTKPEIDFPEGDVPVELVIKDIIVGDGAEAQAGDTVSTHYVGVAWSTGEEFDASWGRGAPLDFRVGVGQVIQGWDQGLLGMKVGGRRRLEIPSELAYGSRGAGGAIKPNEALIFVVDLVAVR; via the coding sequence ATGTCATTTGGCCAGCGTGATTACGACCGCACTAAGCCGGAAATCGACTTCCCGGAGGGCGACGTCCCCGTGGAACTCGTCATCAAGGACATCATCGTCGGTGACGGCGCCGAGGCTCAGGCCGGCGACACCGTCTCCACTCATTACGTTGGCGTGGCTTGGTCCACGGGCGAGGAATTCGACGCATCTTGGGGCCGCGGGGCGCCGCTGGACTTCCGGGTCGGCGTTGGCCAGGTCATCCAGGGTTGGGACCAGGGTCTGCTTGGCATGAAGGTCGGCGGCCGTCGTCGTCTGGAAATCCCCTCGGAGCTCGCCTATGGCTCCCGTGGCGCGGGCGGGGCCATCAAGCCCAACGAAGCACTCATCTTCGTCGTGGATCTCGTGGCAGTTCGCTAG